One window of Halopelagius longus genomic DNA carries:
- a CDS encoding DUF2243 domain-containing protein has product MRTHARRERPLLLGGGALGFGLGALFDVLLFHLVLQWHHLLSALYAPTTLSGLRTNVYFDGLFSLGALGVMTVGAAAVWRAVNRAERPHSGTRLVGSVLVGAGLFNVFDGVIDHYVLHIHDVVHGSEALNPHWVGASLLLVGVGILVLTESAD; this is encoded by the coding sequence GTGCGCACTCACGCCCGCCGCGAGCGACCCCTGTTACTCGGAGGCGGAGCGCTCGGGTTCGGACTCGGGGCGTTGTTCGACGTCCTCCTCTTTCACCTCGTCCTGCAGTGGCACCACCTGCTGTCGGCGCTGTACGCGCCGACGACGCTCTCGGGGTTGCGGACGAACGTCTACTTCGACGGCCTGTTCTCGCTGGGCGCACTCGGAGTGATGACCGTCGGCGCGGCGGCGGTGTGGCGCGCCGTCAACCGCGCCGAACGGCCGCACTCGGGGACGCGACTCGTCGGGAGCGTCCTCGTCGGCGCGGGCCTGTTCAACGTCTTCGACGGCGTCATCGACCACTACGTGCTCCACATCCACGACGTGGTTCACGGGAGCGAGGCGCTGAACCCCCACTGGGTCGGCGCGAGTCTCCTCCTCGTGGGCGTCGGAATCTTGGTCCTCACCGAGTCCGCGGACTGA
- a CDS encoding argininosuccinate synthase: MTSVALAFSGGLDTTVCVSLLKEEYGYDEVVGVTVDVGQPESEFEEAKETADAHGLDLHVVDAKDEFADLCFDSVRANATYQGYPLGTALARPVIANAILDVAQEEGCDALAHGCTGKGNDQLRFETVWRASDLDVVAPVREMGLTREWEKQYADEKGLPVQSGNDGVWSIDTNLWSRSIEGGELEDPSYVPPEDIYEWTETPQGETGTVEIAFEDGYPVAVDGEEMEPADLIEHLNELAGQYGVGRTDMMEDRMLGLKVRENYEHPAATTLLTAHEALEQLVLTKEERDFKAQVDQQWSNKGYQGLVDAPLVKALEGFIAETQTRVTGTVTIKFDGGRARPVARESEFSVYSEEAASFNTKTVGDITQEDATGVAKYHGFQSRLANAAVENATKDKPELSADGGDEE; this comes from the coding sequence ATGACAAGCGTGGCACTCGCGTTCTCCGGCGGACTCGACACGACAGTATGCGTCTCGCTCCTGAAAGAGGAGTACGGCTACGACGAGGTAGTCGGCGTGACCGTCGACGTCGGACAGCCGGAATCGGAGTTCGAGGAGGCGAAGGAGACGGCGGACGCGCACGGACTCGACCTGCACGTCGTCGACGCGAAAGACGAGTTCGCGGACCTGTGTTTCGACTCGGTTCGCGCGAACGCGACGTACCAGGGTTACCCCCTCGGGACGGCGCTGGCGCGCCCGGTCATCGCCAACGCCATCCTCGACGTCGCACAGGAGGAGGGCTGCGACGCCCTCGCGCACGGGTGTACCGGGAAGGGCAACGACCAACTCCGCTTCGAGACGGTGTGGCGCGCCTCCGACCTCGACGTGGTCGCGCCCGTCCGCGAGATGGGCCTGACCCGCGAGTGGGAGAAGCAGTACGCCGACGAGAAGGGCCTGCCCGTCCAGAGCGGTAACGACGGCGTCTGGTCCATCGACACGAACCTCTGGAGTCGCTCCATCGAGGGCGGGGAACTCGAAGACCCGAGTTACGTCCCGCCGGAGGATATCTACGAGTGGACCGAGACGCCGCAGGGCGAGACGGGCACCGTCGAAATCGCCTTCGAGGACGGCTACCCCGTCGCCGTCGACGGCGAGGAGATGGAGCCCGCTGACCTCATCGAACACCTCAACGAACTCGCCGGGCAGTACGGCGTCGGCCGCACCGACATGATGGAGGACCGCATGCTCGGCCTGAAGGTGCGCGAGAACTACGAGCACCCTGCGGCGACGACGCTTCTCACCGCCCACGAAGCGCTCGAACAACTCGTCCTCACGAAGGAGGAGCGCGACTTCAAGGCGCAGGTGGACCAGCAGTGGTCGAACAAGGGGTATCAGGGCCTCGTGGACGCGCCCCTCGTGAAGGCGCTGGAGGGCTTCATCGCGGAGACGCAGACGAGAGTGACCGGCACGGTCACCATCAAGTTCGACGGCGGGCGCGCCCGCCCCGTCGCCCGCGAGTCCGAGTTCTCGGTGTACTCCGAGGAGGCCGCCTCGTTCAACACGAAGACGGTCGGCGACATCACCCAGGAGGACGCCACCGGCGTCGCGAAGTACCACGGCTTCCAGTCGCGCCTCGCGAACGCCGCCGTCGAGAACGCGACGAAGGACAAGCCCGAACTGTCCGCCGACGGCGGCGACGAGGAATAG
- a CDS encoding aspartate aminotransferase family protein, translating into MSGFVFSEKPIEIESGEGAHLYSPDGAEYLDFGASYAVAALGHSHPAVTEAIREQAAKLTYVQASYPVAARTELYEKLATLAPGDLSNVWLCNSGTEANEAAMKFARSATGRSKVIATKRAFHGRTMGSLAMTWKDEYKRPYEPLAGDVEFVTYGDAEELREAVDEETAAVFLEPVQGEGGIHPATAEYLEVAREATEDVGAALVFDEIQTGVGRTGTLWACEQVGVVPDAITSAKGIANGLPLGATMVADWIAENPGNHGSTFSGGPVVCAAANATLDTIVEEDLPGHAAEVGEYLRSEIERVAEEEDLPVREVRGNGLMIGIQVKRGANRVLKNLALKEQILALPAGRTVVRLLPPLTIEESHADRFVESFAEVLR; encoded by the coding sequence ATGAGCGGCTTCGTCTTCTCGGAGAAGCCCATCGAAATCGAGTCCGGCGAGGGCGCGCACCTGTACAGCCCCGACGGCGCCGAGTACCTCGACTTCGGCGCGTCGTACGCCGTCGCCGCCCTCGGCCACTCCCACCCCGCCGTCACCGAGGCGATACGGGAGCAGGCGGCCAAACTGACGTACGTGCAGGCGTCGTACCCCGTCGCCGCCCGCACCGAACTGTACGAGAAACTCGCGACGCTCGCGCCCGGCGATCTCTCGAACGTCTGGCTCTGTAACTCCGGCACCGAGGCCAACGAGGCGGCGATGAAGTTCGCCCGGTCGGCGACCGGACGCTCGAAGGTGATCGCCACGAAGCGCGCGTTCCACGGCCGCACGATGGGTTCCTTGGCGATGACGTGGAAAGACGAGTACAAGCGGCCGTACGAACCGCTGGCGGGCGACGTGGAGTTCGTCACCTACGGCGACGCCGAGGAACTGCGCGAGGCCGTAGACGAGGAGACGGCCGCCGTCTTCCTCGAACCCGTGCAGGGCGAGGGGGGCATCCACCCCGCGACGGCGGAGTACCTCGAAGTCGCCCGCGAGGCGACCGAAGACGTCGGCGCGGCCCTCGTCTTCGACGAGATTCAGACGGGCGTCGGCCGTACCGGCACGCTCTGGGCGTGCGAACAGGTCGGCGTCGTCCCCGACGCGATAACGTCCGCGAAGGGCATCGCCAACGGCCTCCCCCTCGGAGCGACGATGGTCGCTGATTGGATAGCCGAAAACCCCGGCAACCACGGGTCCACCTTTAGCGGCGGCCCCGTCGTCTGCGCCGCGGCGAACGCGACGCTCGACACCATCGTCGAGGAGGACCTGCCCGGCCACGCCGCCGAGGTGGGCGAGTACCTCCGCTCCGAGATAGAACGCGTCGCCGAGGAGGAGGACCTACCGGTGCGGGAGGTTCGCGGCAACGGCCTGATGATAGGGATACAGGTCAAGCGCGGCGCGAACCGCGTGCTGAAGAACCTCGCGCTGAAGGAGCAGATTCTCGCGCTCCCCGCCGGTCGGACCGTCGTGCGCCTCCTCCCGCCGTTGACGATAGAGGAGTCCCACGCCGACCGGTTCGTCGAGTCGTTCGCGGAGGTGCTGAGATGA
- the lysW gene encoding lysine biosynthesis protein LysW produces the protein MAETITAEDPLSGEEIELPADVEVGEIVDSPATGAELEVVSLDPVTLEEAPELEEDWGE, from the coding sequence ATGGCAGAAACCATTACCGCCGAAGATCCGCTGAGTGGAGAGGAAATCGAGCTCCCCGCCGACGTCGAAGTCGGCGAAATCGTGGACAGCCCCGCCACGGGCGCGGAGTTGGAAGTCGTCTCTCTGGACCCCGTGACACTGGAAGAAGCGCCCGAACTCGAAGAGGACTGGGGCGAGTGA
- a CDS encoding acetylglutamate/acetylaminoadipate kinase: MLADGGETDLRDESPDPPSDDPPVVVKIGGARAVDPAGAVQDVAHLVANGREVVVVHGGSTAVDETLEELGEEPTYVETPGGVVGRFTDERTMEVFNMVMPGKLNTDIVATLREAGVDALGLSGVDGGLLTGPRKSAVRVIEDGKKKIKRGDHSGKITDVNDSLLTTLLGDGYVPVVTVPMLADDGVPVNADADRAAAAVAGALGAQLVVLTDVAGVYEDPDDDATLIESVRTAAEFDALEEAAEGFMTKKVMAAKEALSGGATEVIVADANNRDPIVEALSGGGTHVYDTALDEEEVTAE, translated from the coding sequence ATGCTCGCAGACGGAGGCGAGACCGACCTCCGAGACGAGAGTCCGGACCCGCCGAGCGACGACCCGCCGGTCGTCGTGAAGATAGGCGGCGCGCGCGCCGTGGACCCGGCCGGTGCGGTGCAGGACGTGGCGCACCTCGTCGCCAACGGCCGCGAGGTGGTCGTCGTCCACGGCGGTTCGACCGCCGTAGACGAGACGCTCGAAGAACTCGGCGAGGAACCCACCTACGTCGAGACGCCGGGCGGCGTGGTCGGTCGTTTCACCGACGAGCGCACGATGGAGGTGTTCAACATGGTGATGCCCGGGAAACTCAACACGGACATCGTCGCCACCCTGCGGGAGGCGGGCGTGGACGCCCTCGGTCTCTCGGGCGTCGACGGCGGCCTCCTCACGGGGCCCCGCAAGTCCGCCGTCCGCGTTATCGAGGACGGCAAGAAGAAGATAAAGCGCGGCGACCACTCGGGGAAGATTACCGACGTGAACGACTCGCTCCTGACGACGCTCTTGGGCGACGGCTACGTCCCCGTCGTCACCGTCCCGATGCTGGCCGACGACGGCGTTCCCGTCAACGCCGACGCAGACAGGGCGGCGGCGGCAGTCGCCGGCGCACTCGGCGCGCAACTGGTCGTCCTCACGGACGTTGCGGGCGTCTACGAGGACCCCGACGACGACGCGACGCTCATCGAGTCGGTCAGGACCGCCGCCGAGTTCGACGCCCTCGAAGAGGCCGCGGAGGGCTTCATGACGAAGAAGGTCATGGCGGCGAAGGAGGCGCTCTCCGGCGGCGCGACGGAGGTCATCGTCGCCGACGCGAACAACCGCGACCCCATCGTGGAGGCGCTTTCGGGCGGCGGGACGCACGTGTACGATACGGCTCTCGACGAGGAGGAGGTGACCGCCGAATGA
- the argH gene encoding argininosuccinate lyase, whose translation MSDEESSGVVRRDRFSGGPAREFMSSLAADERIFAADVAVDRAHVVMLEEQGIVESEVAADVLAALEDVEAAGHGALPDGEDVHEAIETAVIERVGPDGGKMHTARSRNDEVATCIRYRLRRDLLDAVESTLALRESLRETAEEHLETVMPGYTHLQPAQPTTVAHFLLSYEAAFARDTARLLDAYDRTNVSPLGAAAFAGTPFDVDRERTAELLGFDGVLGNSMDASSARDFLAESVSALSTHAVTLSGLAEDLVVFANKGHVELSDDYSSTSSIMPQKVNPDTLELVRATAGDAASGLNGLLTTLKGLPRAYNRDLQRATPHAWRAVDDVSAATEVAAGAVATAEWPEETLADAAADGFSTATGVADALAMAGLPFRTAHEVVAEAANRADGETPDLATLDAVAEDVLGDTLFEYVSREHVERTLDPAYSVASRDSAGGPAPEAVATQLDEAAARFDAHEEGRAERAEALESADGRLAAEVNARV comes from the coding sequence ATGAGCGACGAGGAGTCGAGCGGCGTCGTCCGCCGCGACCGGTTCAGCGGCGGTCCCGCCCGCGAGTTCATGTCGAGTCTCGCGGCCGACGAGCGCATCTTCGCGGCCGACGTGGCCGTCGACCGCGCGCACGTGGTGATGCTCGAAGAGCAGGGTATCGTCGAGTCCGAGGTGGCCGCCGACGTCCTCGCCGCCCTCGAAGACGTCGAGGCGGCGGGCCACGGCGCGCTTCCCGACGGCGAAGACGTCCACGAAGCCATCGAGACGGCCGTCATCGAGCGCGTCGGCCCCGACGGCGGGAAGATGCACACCGCCCGCAGTCGCAACGACGAGGTGGCCACCTGCATCCGCTACCGCTTACGCCGTGACCTCCTCGACGCCGTCGAATCGACGCTAGCGCTCCGCGAGTCGTTGAGAGAGACTGCCGAGGAGCACCTCGAAACGGTGATGCCCGGCTACACGCACCTGCAACCCGCCCAACCGACCACCGTCGCGCACTTCCTCCTGTCGTACGAGGCCGCGTTCGCCCGCGACACCGCCCGCCTGTTGGACGCCTACGACCGGACGAACGTCTCGCCCCTCGGCGCGGCGGCGTTCGCCGGCACGCCGTTCGACGTGGACCGCGAGAGGACGGCGGAACTGCTCGGCTTCGACGGCGTCCTCGGGAACTCGATGGACGCCTCCTCGGCGCGGGACTTCCTCGCGGAGTCCGTCTCGGCGCTTTCGACGCACGCGGTGACGCTCTCCGGCCTCGCGGAGGACCTCGTCGTCTTCGCCAACAAGGGCCACGTCGAACTCTCGGACGACTACTCCTCTACGTCCTCCATCATGCCGCAGAAGGTCAACCCCGACACGCTCGAACTCGTCCGCGCCACCGCGGGCGACGCCGCGTCGGGACTGAACGGCCTGCTGACGACGCTGAAGGGACTTCCCCGCGCGTACAACCGCGACCTGCAACGCGCGACGCCGCACGCGTGGCGCGCGGTGGACGACGTGTCGGCCGCGACGGAAGTCGCCGCGGGGGCCGTCGCCACCGCCGAGTGGCCCGAAGAGACCCTCGCGGACGCCGCCGCGGACGGCTTCTCGACGGCGACGGGCGTCGCGGACGCCCTCGCGATGGCCGGACTGCCGTTCCGCACCGCCCACGAGGTGGTCGCGGAGGCGGCGAACCGCGCCGACGGCGAGACGCCGGACCTCGCAACACTTGACGCGGTCGCAGAGGACGTTTTAGGTGACACCCTGTTCGAATACGTGAGTCGTGAGCACGTCGAACGGACGCTCGACCCCGCCTACAGCGTCGCCAGTCGCGACTCCGCGGGCGGTCCCGCCCCGGAGGCCGTGGCGACGCAACTCGACGAGGCGGCGGCGCGTTTCGACGCTCACGAGGAGGGCCGCGCCGAACGCGCCGAGGCCCTCGAATCGGCAGACGGCCGACTCGCGGCGGAGGTGAACGCCCGTGTCTGA
- a CDS encoding [LysW]-lysine hydrolase has translation MSIELDHDAFEVQEGLTEGLTEAQTLLADLVSIPSQSGDEAAAAERLKEYFEEHDREVWIDEVGNVRAPADDSVLLTSHIDTVPGDVPVKVEDGVLWGRGSVDATGPLAAMAVAAVQTGVSFVGVVGEETNSRGAWHLVEDREEPGAVVNGEPSGWDGITLGYRGFLSGTYVATSELGHSSRPENNAIQSAVNWWSRVAEFFDADESDGVFDTVTTKPVKFDGGPTEDGLAVEATVDVQFRVPPRLTIDDVREVAEGELTRGSVHWEKPIPPVMTSPRTEVARAFRVAIRQAEGEPRLLRKTGTSDMNIFAGEWDCPMATYGPGDSDLDHSPNEHLDLAEYDSSIEVLTDVCETLTD, from the coding sequence ATGAGCATCGAACTCGACCACGACGCCTTCGAAGTGCAGGAGGGACTGACCGAGGGCCTGACCGAGGCGCAGACGCTGCTTGCTGACCTCGTCTCCATCCCCTCGCAGTCGGGCGACGAGGCGGCCGCGGCGGAGCGTCTCAAGGAGTACTTCGAGGAACACGACCGCGAGGTGTGGATAGACGAGGTGGGCAACGTGCGCGCGCCCGCCGACGACTCGGTGCTTCTGACCTCTCACATCGACACCGTGCCGGGCGACGTGCCCGTGAAAGTCGAAGACGGCGTGCTGTGGGGCCGCGGAAGCGTGGACGCCACCGGACCGCTGGCGGCGATGGCCGTCGCCGCCGTCCAAACCGGCGTCTCGTTCGTCGGCGTCGTCGGCGAGGAGACGAACTCCCGCGGCGCGTGGCACCTCGTCGAGGACCGCGAGGAGCCCGGCGCCGTCGTCAACGGCGAACCCTCCGGGTGGGACGGAATCACCCTCGGCTACCGGGGGTTCCTCTCGGGAACGTACGTCGCCACGAGCGAACTCGGCCACTCCTCCCGGCCGGAGAACAACGCCATCCAGTCGGCCGTCAACTGGTGGTCCCGCGTCGCGGAGTTCTTCGACGCGGACGAGTCCGACGGCGTCTTCGACACCGTGACGACGAAGCCCGTCAAATTCGACGGCGGCCCCACGGAGGACGGACTGGCGGTGGAGGCGACGGTGGACGTGCAGTTCCGCGTCCCCCCGCGTCTCACCATCGACGACGTGCGCGAAGTCGCCGAGGGCGAACTCACGCGCGGGAGCGTCCACTGGGAGAAGCCCATCCCGCCCGTGATGACGAGTCCCCGAACCGAGGTGGCGCGGGCGTTCCGCGTCGCCATCCGGCAGGCGGAGGGCGAACCCCGCTTGCTTCGGAAGACCGGAACCAGCGACATGAACATCTTCGCCGGGGAGTGGGACTGCCCCATGGCGACGTACGGCCCCGGCGACTCGGACCTCGATCACTCGCCGAACGAACACTTGGACCTCGCGGAGTACGACAGTTCCATCGAGGTACTGACGGACGTCTGCGAGACGCTCACAGACTAA
- the argC gene encoding N-acetyl-gamma-glutamyl-phosphate reductase: MTAGETYTAAVVGGSGFTGGELLRLLYQHPNFDVVQATSRSKERKTVGHVHPNLREMDLRFTSPEDLESVDVLFAATPHGVSMQQIDEFQDAAGTVVDLSADFRLNSEEQYDEWYDGHDCPEYLEKSEYALPEINRESLPGADLIASGGCNATATILGLKPLLDAGHLSGDEQIVVDVKVGSSEGGAGGGDASSHPERSGIVRPYAPTGHRHEAEIEEFLGVSVSFTVHAVDMVRGASATCHVFPDAPVSKGDLWKAYRGSYADEPFMRTVAGGGGVYRYPEPKAVAGTNYGEVGFELDPGNRRVVVFSAIDNMMKGSAGQAVHGANVALGLEETAGLEFTGLHPVGAP; encoded by the coding sequence ATGACGGCAGGCGAGACGTACACCGCCGCCGTCGTCGGCGGAAGCGGCTTCACCGGCGGGGAACTGCTCCGCCTGCTCTACCAGCATCCGAACTTCGACGTGGTACAGGCGACGAGTCGCTCCAAGGAGCGGAAGACCGTCGGCCACGTCCACCCGAACCTGCGGGAGATGGACCTCCGCTTCACCTCGCCGGAGGACCTCGAATCCGTGGACGTGCTGTTCGCGGCGACGCCCCACGGCGTCTCCATGCAGCAGATAGACGAGTTTCAGGACGCCGCCGGTACCGTCGTCGACCTCTCTGCGGACTTCCGCCTGAACTCCGAGGAGCAGTACGACGAGTGGTACGACGGGCACGACTGCCCCGAGTACTTAGAGAAGTCGGAGTACGCCCTGCCGGAGATAAACCGCGAGAGCCTGCCCGGCGCGGACCTCATCGCCTCCGGCGGGTGCAACGCGACGGCGACCATCCTCGGCCTCAAGCCCCTCTTGGACGCCGGCCACCTCTCGGGCGACGAGCAGATAGTCGTCGACGTGAAGGTCGGATCCTCGGAGGGCGGCGCGGGCGGCGGCGACGCCTCCAGCCACCCCGAACGGTCGGGCATCGTCCGCCCCTATGCGCCGACCGGCCACCGCCACGAGGCCGAAATCGAGGAGTTCCTCGGCGTCTCGGTGTCGTTCACTGTCCACGCCGTCGACATGGTTCGCGGCGCCAGCGCCACCTGCCACGTCTTCCCCGACGCGCCCGTCTCGAAGGGCGACCTCTGGAAGGCGTACCGCGGGTCGTACGCCGACGAACCGTTCATGCGCACCGTCGCCGGGGGCGGCGGCGTCTACCGCTACCCCGAACCGAAGGCCGTCGCCGGGACGAACTACGGCGAAGTCGGCTTCGAGTTGGACCCCGGCAACCGCCGCGTCGTGGTCTTCTCGGCCATCGACAACATGATGAAAGGCTCCGCGGGGCAGGCCGTCCACGGCGCGAACGTCGCCCTCGGATTGGAGGAGACGGCCGGACTGGAGTTCACCGGTCTCCACCCCGTCGGAGCGCCCTAG
- the lysX gene encoding lysine biosynthesis protein LysX, with translation MKVGLLYSRIRRDEKLLLSELRERGHEVAKIDVRKEQFNISEPPAAFDDVDIVVDRCLATSRSLYITQFLDAYDVPVVNSSETADVCADKVKNSLALERAGVPTPNTEVAFTVDSAMETIEKFGYPCVLKPVVGSWGRLMAKVDSESAAEAILEHKATLGHYQHKVFYVQEFVEKPGRDIRVLAVDGEPVAAMTRSSDHWLTNAAKGGEVEAFELDDRALELVEQASDAVGGGLLGVDLMETGDDYTVHEVNHTVEFKALNEAVDVDVPAEVVDWLEAKADEHVAEATA, from the coding sequence ATGAAGGTTGGGCTGCTCTACTCCCGGATTCGGAGAGACGAGAAGCTGCTCCTCTCGGAACTCCGCGAGCGCGGGCACGAGGTGGCGAAGATAGACGTCCGGAAAGAGCAGTTCAACATCAGCGAACCGCCGGCGGCGTTCGACGACGTGGACATCGTCGTGGACCGCTGTCTGGCGACCAGCCGGAGTCTGTACATCACGCAGTTCCTCGACGCCTACGACGTGCCCGTCGTCAACAGTTCCGAGACGGCCGACGTCTGCGCCGACAAGGTGAAAAACAGCCTCGCGCTGGAACGGGCGGGCGTCCCCACGCCGAACACGGAGGTTGCGTTCACCGTCGATTCGGCGATGGAGACCATCGAGAAGTTCGGCTACCCCTGCGTGTTGAAGCCCGTCGTCGGGTCGTGGGGACGGCTGATGGCGAAGGTGGACTCCGAATCGGCCGCCGAGGCCATCCTCGAACACAAGGCCACCCTCGGGCACTACCAGCACAAGGTGTTCTACGTGCAGGAGTTCGTCGAGAAGCCCGGCCGCGACATCCGCGTGCTGGCCGTCGACGGCGAACCCGTCGCCGCGATGACTCGCTCCTCGGACCACTGGCTGACGAACGCCGCGAAGGGCGGCGAAGTCGAGGCCTTCGAGTTGGACGACAGAGCGCTCGAACTCGTCGAACAGGCGAGCGACGCCGTCGGCGGCGGACTGCTCGGCGTGGACCTGATGGAGACGGGAGATGACTACACCGTCCACGAAGTCAACCACACCGTCGAGTTCAAGGCGCTGAACGAGGCCGTCGACGTGGACGTGCCCGCGGAAGTCGTCGATTGGCTGGAAGCGAAGGCCGACGAACACGTCGCGGAGGCCACCGCATGA
- a CDS encoding MFS transporter gives MRWRYRETVLTLCTVAFFVTMVGRLAISPLIPDIAAELDISNSLIGGALTAMWVAYAAVQFPSGVLADRFGERVVVLVSVAGTGLTTLLIAVAPGFAVFLLGTILLGAAAGLHYSVATALITRTYDDIGKAIGLHNSGGPLAGLVTPVAVTWVAVSHGWRTAVGLVAALAAPVAALFWWRIRPTEPRRPEQPMRERFDLGPILTLLSRPSIAFTSVVATLADFTWQALASFLPTFFVQHHGYSQTMAGTLFAGYFVAQGVLQVGVGELADRFGRDAAAGTCMVAGIAGFAVLLAGPGLPWTWAGIGLLGLGMGWGAAVFPRFMDNLSAAEQSSGFGLIRTTYMAVAASGSVVVGVLADLFGWTVSFGFLMALLAVAGGLLAGNRVLGLDY, from the coding sequence ATGAGATGGAGATACCGAGAGACGGTTCTGACGCTCTGTACCGTCGCGTTCTTCGTGACGATGGTCGGACGACTGGCGATAAGCCCGCTCATCCCGGACATCGCCGCCGAGTTGGACATCTCGAACTCCCTCATCGGCGGGGCGTTGACGGCGATGTGGGTCGCGTACGCCGCCGTCCAGTTTCCGAGCGGCGTCCTCGCGGACCGGTTCGGCGAACGCGTCGTCGTCCTCGTGTCCGTGGCCGGTACCGGCCTCACGACGCTCCTGATAGCCGTCGCGCCGGGATTCGCCGTGTTCCTCCTCGGGACTATCCTGCTGGGGGCCGCGGCGGGCCTGCACTACAGCGTCGCTACCGCGCTCATCACCCGGACGTACGACGACATCGGCAAGGCCATCGGCCTGCACAACTCCGGCGGCCCCCTCGCGGGACTCGTGACGCCCGTCGCCGTCACGTGGGTCGCCGTCTCCCACGGGTGGCGGACGGCCGTCGGACTCGTCGCGGCCCTCGCCGCGCCCGTCGCCGCCCTCTTCTGGTGGCGGATTCGCCCGACCGAACCGCGACGGCCCGAGCAACCGATGCGAGAGCGGTTCGACCTCGGACCGATACTGACGCTTCTCTCCCGGCCGAGTATCGCCTTCACGAGCGTCGTCGCCACCCTCGCGGACTTCACGTGGCAGGCGTTGGCATCCTTCCTCCCGACGTTCTTCGTCCAGCATCACGGCTACTCGCAGACGATGGCGGGGACGCTCTTCGCGGGCTACTTCGTCGCGCAGGGAGTCCTGCAGGTCGGCGTCGGCGAACTCGCCGACCGATTCGGCCGCGACGCGGCGGCGGGGACGTGCATGGTCGCCGGCATCGCCGGCTTCGCCGTCCTCCTAGCCGGGCCCGGCCTGCCGTGGACGTGGGCCGGCATCGGCCTCCTCGGACTCGGGATGGGGTGGGGCGCGGCGGTGTTCCCCCGATTCATGGACAACCTCTCGGCGGCCGAGCAGAGTTCCGGGTTCGGCCTGATTCGGACGACGTACATGGCCGTCGCCGCATCGGGGTCAGTCGTCGTCGGAGTTCTCGCGGACCTCTTCGGGTGGACCGTCTCGTTCGGCTTCCTGATGGCGCTTCTCGCCGTCGCCGGCGGGTTGCTCGCCGGGAACAGGGTTCTCGGACTCGACTACTGA
- the argF gene encoding ornithine carbamoyltransferase yields the protein MLETDHFLDIDDVTTDELETILDRAAAIKSGADDARLPERTLGMLFEKPSTRTRISFETGMTQLGGHAVFLGPDDIQLGHGEPLSDTSRVLSRYVDAVMARLFSHEDLVEIAEYADVPVVNGLTDDAHPCQTLADLLTIREQFGGFDGVQAAWVGDGNNVGQSFVVGAAMAGLDLTVATPPDYGMSEKCVEQAAELGHEPTIVDTPEEAVEGADVVYTDVWISMGQESERDEKLQAFEGYQVNEDLLSGTDAKVMHCLPAHRGEEITDDVLESDRALVWDQAENRLHAQKGLLVELLE from the coding sequence ATGCTCGAAACCGACCACTTCCTCGACATCGACGACGTGACGACGGACGAACTGGAGACGATACTCGACCGCGCCGCGGCGATAAAGAGCGGCGCGGACGACGCTCGACTCCCCGAGCGAACGCTCGGGATGCTGTTCGAGAAGCCGAGCACCCGGACGCGAATCTCCTTCGAGACGGGCATGACCCAACTCGGCGGCCACGCCGTCTTCCTCGGCCCCGACGACATCCAACTGGGTCACGGCGAACCCTTATCCGACACTTCGCGCGTGCTCTCGCGGTACGTGGACGCGGTGATGGCGCGCCTGTTCTCCCACGAGGACCTCGTGGAGATAGCCGAGTACGCCGACGTGCCGGTCGTCAACGGCCTGACCGACGACGCCCACCCCTGCCAGACGCTCGCGGACCTTCTGACCATCAGGGAACAGTTCGGCGGGTTCGACGGCGTGCAGGCGGCGTGGGTCGGCGACGGTAACAACGTCGGCCAGTCGTTCGTCGTCGGCGCGGCGATGGCCGGACTCGACCTGACGGTGGCGACGCCGCCCGACTACGGCATGTCCGAGAAGTGCGTCGAACAGGCCGCCGAGTTGGGTCACGAACCGACCATCGTGGACACGCCGGAGGAGGCCGTCGAAGGCGCCGACGTGGTGTACACCGACGTGTGGATTTCGATGGGACAGGAGTCCGAACGCGACGAGAAACTGCAGGCGTTCGAGGGGTATCAGGTGAACGAGGACCTCCTCTCCGGCACGGACGCGAAGGTGATGCACTGCCTGCCCGCCCACCGCGGCGAGGAGATAACAGACGACGTTCTCGAATCGGACCGCGCCCTCGTGTGGGACCAAGCGGAGAACCGCCTGCACGCCCAGAAGGGGCTGTTGGTGGAGTTGCTCGAGTAG